A stretch of Ligilactobacillus faecis DNA encodes these proteins:
- the acpS gene encoding holo-ACP synthase: MIKGIGNDIEEIRRLVVLQQQQPKTVSKLLTPAEVVAYEKLSKKRQGEYLTGRFSAKEAYSKALGTGIGKAVSFQELEILNDDLGRPYFTKHPLQDDCSAYVSISHTKEFVATVVVLETR; this comes from the coding sequence GTGATCAAAGGGATCGGAAATGACATCGAAGAGATCAGGCGACTTGTCGTTTTGCAACAACAACAACCTAAAACAGTCTCCAAGCTGTTAACACCGGCTGAAGTAGTAGCATATGAAAAACTTTCTAAAAAACGTCAAGGTGAATATTTGACAGGACGCTTTTCAGCCAAAGAAGCCTACAGTAAAGCTCTTGGAACTGGGATCGGGAAAGCAGTGAGTTTTCAAGAGCTCGAGATCTTAAATGACGATCTAGGGCGTCCCTACTTTACTAAGCATCCTTTACAAGATGACTGCTCAGCTTACGTCTCGATCTCACATACAAAAGAGTTTGTCGCTACAGTAGTCGTCTTGGAAACGCGCTAA
- a CDS encoding sugar O-acetyltransferase, which produces MDFEYQQMLAGELYLAAGIAPENKSVHGKKIAQKINQTPIEDRQKIIALTKEMFGKTGQDLFVTPPVYVDYGRHVSVGEHFYANMDCIFLDVNRITIGDNVMLGPRVGLYTAGHPLDSDVRNIDQLEFGLPIVIEDNVWLGGNVVVLPGVTIGKNTVIGSGSVVTKDIPADSIAVGNPAKVIKKLGAKEKEYWEDKKAKYLAAKKASQR; this is translated from the coding sequence ATGGATTTTGAATACCAACAGATGTTAGCTGGAGAGTTATATTTAGCGGCTGGGATCGCTCCTGAAAATAAATCGGTGCATGGTAAAAAGATCGCACAAAAGATCAATCAAACACCGATCGAAGACCGCCAAAAGATCATTGCTTTGACTAAAGAAATGTTTGGTAAAACCGGGCAAGATCTCTTTGTAACGCCACCAGTTTACGTTGATTATGGACGCCATGTTAGTGTTGGAGAGCATTTTTATGCTAATATGGATTGCATTTTTTTAGATGTCAATCGGATCACGATCGGTGACAATGTTATGTTAGGACCGCGAGTTGGCCTATACACTGCCGGTCATCCGCTTGATAGTGATGTGCGCAATATCGACCAGTTAGAATTTGGCCTTCCGATCGTGATCGAAGATAATGTTTGGTTAGGCGGAAACGTAGTCGTTTTACCTGGCGTAACGATCGGAAAAAATACAGTTATCGGTAGTGGCTCTGTCGTGACAAAAGATATCCCAGCTGATAGTATTGCAGTCGGTAATCCTGCCAAAGTCATCAAAAAGCTTGGTGCTAAAGAAAAAGAGTATTGGGAGGACAAAAAAGCTAAATATTTAGCTGCTAAAAAAGCAAGTCAAAGGTAA
- a CDS encoding (Fe-S)-binding protein — MKVCLFSTCIVDLLFPNVGQAMVEVLERFGCETVLPTGQVCCGQPTYNSGYSKETLQTFYNEIDALLSVDADYIVGPSGSCVAMLKEYKKILQDDPKYADKAARLADKTYEFTQFIYRVLGILDCGAQLKATATFHRSCHMTRLLGERTAPFVLLDHVKDLEMIPLHNVQLCCGFGGTFSAKEPEISEAMVDDKVDNIIETKAQILIGADQACLMNIGGRMNRRGEKIKIMHIAEVLNQNVDLKRIKYIKDTDHQIVPASGSGVF; from the coding sequence ATGAAAGTTTGCCTTTTTTCAACTTGTATCGTTGACCTGTTATTTCCTAATGTTGGACAAGCGATGGTCGAAGTTTTAGAACGCTTTGGCTGTGAGACGGTCTTGCCTACCGGGCAAGTCTGTTGTGGTCAACCAACTTATAATAGCGGTTACAGTAAAGAAACGCTTCAGACGTTTTATAACGAGATCGATGCACTTTTGAGCGTTGATGCTGATTATATTGTTGGGCCTTCTGGTTCTTGTGTTGCCATGTTAAAAGAGTACAAGAAGATCTTACAAGATGATCCAAAATATGCTGACAAAGCAGCTCGTTTAGCTGATAAGACGTATGAATTTACACAATTTATCTACCGCGTTTTGGGTATTTTAGATTGTGGTGCACAACTTAAAGCGACAGCAACATTTCACCGTTCGTGTCATATGACAAGGCTATTAGGTGAACGGACGGCTCCTTTTGTTTTATTAGACCATGTTAAAGATCTTGAGATGATCCCTTTACATAATGTTCAATTATGCTGTGGTTTTGGCGGGACTTTTTCAGCTAAAGAACCTGAGATCTCAGAAGCAATGGTCGATGATAAAGTTGATAATATCATCGAAACTAAAGCGCAGATCTTGATCGGAGCGGATCAAGCATGTTTGATGAACATCGGTGGGCGAATGAATCGTCGTGGGGAAAAGATCAAGATCATGCATATTGCTGAAGTCTTGAACCAGAATGTCGATCTAAAGCGGATCAAATATATCAAAGATACTGATCATCAGATCGTACCAGCCAGCGGAAGCGGGGTGTTTTAG
- a CDS encoding RNA-guided endonuclease InsQ/TnpB family protein — MKSMAKMQYHYGLKMRCYPSDQQKQLIKINSDASRFIYNEMVAIGKELMQLRRVKLPIDTVQERIKQLTMRQNAKQMSNHYQFLEDKRIDSLAKANAIQNYRKAWNAFRKIHTAGVPKFHRKSYRWRYQTNCQYPGQKTALLTNGTVCFLDNSHIKVPKIGLLRVAGSQARLLRRMCETRIGTVTLTKDPADHFFLSMQLASDESFVKVSKANHGHIGIDLNTDNFLTDSDGNTVPNPRYYRTIKGKLAKEQRILSRRQRRAKKEHRSLQNSKNYQKQRLLVAKLHVKVMNQRHNFLQQISTALIKNHDLVVAEELRSKNMLKNHALALSISDVGWRTFLGMLAYKADLYGRQFITISPRNTTQTCHNCGFVMGTNGTNKLTLADRKWTCPNCGIHHIRDWNAAKNILDKGIAKLS; from the coding sequence ATGAAGTCAATGGCGAAAATGCAATATCATTATGGCCTGAAAATGCGTTGCTACCCTAGTGACCAACAAAAGCAGTTGATTAAAATTAACAGTGACGCTAGTCGCTTTATCTATAACGAAATGGTTGCGATCGGTAAGGAACTGATGCAACTTCGCAGAGTTAAGTTACCGATTGACACAGTCCAGGAGCGTATTAAGCAACTAACTATGCGTCAAAACGCTAAACAAATGTCTAATCACTATCAATTTTTAGAAGATAAACGAATTGACAGTTTGGCGAAAGCTAATGCCATTCAGAACTACCGAAAAGCTTGGAATGCTTTTCGGAAGATTCACACTGCTGGTGTTCCTAAATTTCATCGAAAGAGTTATCGCTGGCGTTATCAAACCAATTGTCAATACCCAGGGCAAAAGACTGCGTTGCTAACTAACGGTACAGTATGTTTTCTAGATAATAGCCATATCAAAGTACCTAAAATAGGATTGTTACGTGTTGCCGGTTCCCAAGCACGTCTCTTGAGGAGAATGTGTGAGACTAGAATTGGTACTGTGACATTGACTAAAGATCCAGCGGATCACTTCTTTCTATCAATGCAACTAGCTTCAGATGAATCTTTTGTTAAAGTGTCCAAAGCTAATCACGGACATATTGGAATTGATCTTAATACTGATAATTTCTTAACCGATAGTGACGGTAACACAGTTCCTAACCCACGATATTATCGTACTATTAAAGGCAAATTAGCTAAAGAACAGCGTATTCTATCTAGACGACAACGCCGTGCCAAGAAAGAACATCGCTCTTTACAGAATAGTAAAAATTACCAAAAGCAACGCTTGTTAGTTGCTAAACTCCATGTCAAAGTAATGAACCAAAGACATAATTTTCTCCAACAAATCTCTACTGCACTAATCAAGAACCACGATTTAGTAGTAGCTGAGGAGTTGCGTAGTAAGAATATGCTCAAGAATCATGCTTTAGCGCTTAGTATTTCTGACGTTGGCTGGCGAACATTTCTCGGCATGTTGGCTTATAAAGCAGATCTATATGGTCGACAATTTATCACAATCAGCCCAAGAAATACTACACAAACATGTCACAATTGTGGCTTTGTGATGGGTACTAATGGCACGAACAAACTAACGTTAGCTGATCGAAAATGGACGTGTCCGAACTGTGGTATTCATCATATTCGTGATTGGAATGCAGCTAAAAATATTCTGGATAAGGGAATTGCTAAATTATCCTGA
- a CDS encoding exonuclease SbcCD subunit D, with protein sequence MRFLHTADWHIGKKLHDYSLVEEQLEAFSQIKKIAQTEQVDAVVIAGDLYDRSLPSETAVTLVDQMLYELNLKANLPLLVISGNHDSAVRLATGSDWYKQTDFYVHTKLSQAFEPIELKDVQFFLLPYFELQAARNYFDEEIKNITEALQRIVALMQERFDPEKKHVLVAHFFVAGSLRTASETSLEIGGLDAVPAEVFQVFDHVALGHLHDKDASQAEHIKYSGSLLKYSIAEATREKGVWIVDTESKTTKWCALKPLHDIKLLKGTFAELTAPKSFQSITAETFTALELTDEHPVIDAMSRLRQYYPRLLELKWQKQPNSRSKQRQKVKQQTPLELLAGFFEQTTGQEMTRLQADLAKECLEKLRQKEDV encoded by the coding sequence ATGAGATTTTTACATACTGCTGACTGGCATATCGGAAAAAAATTACACGATTATAGTTTAGTTGAAGAACAGTTAGAGGCATTTTCACAGATCAAAAAGATCGCCCAAACAGAACAAGTCGATGCTGTCGTTATTGCAGGAGATCTTTACGATCGCTCGCTTCCAAGTGAAACAGCAGTGACTTTAGTTGATCAGATGCTCTACGAATTGAATCTAAAAGCTAACTTGCCCCTTTTAGTGATCAGTGGAAATCATGATTCTGCAGTGCGCTTAGCGACAGGCAGTGACTGGTATAAACAAACTGATTTTTATGTTCATACCAAACTTTCACAAGCTTTTGAACCGATCGAACTTAAAGATGTGCAGTTCTTTTTATTGCCTTACTTTGAATTACAAGCAGCACGAAACTATTTTGATGAGGAAATAAAAAATATAACTGAGGCGCTGCAAAGGATCGTGGCTTTGATGCAGGAGCGTTTTGATCCAGAAAAAAAACATGTTTTAGTAGCTCATTTTTTTGTAGCAGGCAGTTTACGGACAGCTTCGGAAACATCGCTTGAGATCGGTGGACTCGATGCAGTACCGGCAGAAGTTTTTCAAGTTTTTGATCATGTAGCTTTAGGGCATTTGCATGATAAAGATGCTTCACAAGCCGAACATATCAAATACAGTGGCTCGCTTTTAAAATATTCGATCGCTGAAGCAACACGTGAAAAAGGAGTTTGGATCGTAGACACCGAAAGCAAAACGACAAAGTGGTGTGCTTTAAAACCATTACACGATATCAAACTTTTAAAGGGAACTTTTGCTGAGTTAACAGCACCTAAAAGCTTTCAAAGTATTACAGCTGAGACATTTACAGCGCTCGAACTTACAGATGAACATCCAGTGATCGATGCGATGAGCCGTTTGCGCCAGTATTATCCACGTTTACTAGAATTGAAATGGCAAAAACAGCCTAATTCGCGCTCAAAACAGCGCCAAAAAGTGAAACAACAAACACCATTAGAACTTTTAGCTGGTTTCTTTGAACAAACAACAGGGCAAGAAATGACGAGACTCCAAGCAGACCTAGCTAAAGAATGTTTGGAAAAACTTAGACAGAAAGAGGATGTATGA
- the tnpA gene encoding IS200/IS605 family transposase, whose amino-acid sequence MSKDKIKDAVYTRRYIYNFHFHLIWVTKYRHKTFTTDELSNEMKDILWQVAEDNEIVIEKMEVMPDHVHVLISFPPSKAPTSAIKALKGRSAFIFLRRHPEIRQSRYWGGHLWSPSYYMSTLGNMSKEVVEKYINDQKYNEMKKAPYGA is encoded by the coding sequence ATGAGTAAAGATAAAATCAAAGACGCAGTATATACCAGACGATATATCTATAACTTCCATTTCCATCTAATTTGGGTTACTAAATATCGTCATAAAACTTTTACTACTGATGAGTTATCAAACGAAATGAAGGATATCCTATGGCAAGTAGCCGAGGATAACGAAATCGTAATCGAGAAAATGGAAGTTATGCCTGACCATGTTCATGTCTTAATTAGCTTTCCGCCTAGCAAGGCACCGACTAGCGCCATCAAAGCGCTCAAAGGCAGAAGTGCCTTTATTTTCTTACGTCGACACCCGGAAATTCGGCAGTCCCGATACTGGGGTGGTCATTTATGGTCGCCTAGTTACTACATGAGCACATTAGGTAATATGAGTAAAGAAGTAGTTGAGAAATATATAAACGATCAAAAATACAATGAGATGAAAAAAGCCCCTTACGGAGCTTGA
- a CDS encoding type II toxin-antitoxin system PemK/MazF family toxin: MGKELVKRGDIFYADLSPVVGSEQGGMRPVLVIQNNIGNKFSPTVIVAAITSKISKPKMVTHVALKAAPKGKKGLEKDSVVLLEQLRTLDKQRLQDKITKLDDSTMRSVDYALKVSVGLIDIHNRNISENKDQTRSHTK; encoded by the coding sequence ATGGGAAAAGAACTGGTTAAAAGAGGTGACATTTTCTATGCTGACTTATCGCCTGTCGTAGGTTCTGAACAAGGTGGCATGAGGCCTGTTCTTGTGATCCAAAACAATATCGGAAATAAATTTAGTCCAACCGTGATCGTAGCGGCGATCACTTCTAAGATCTCTAAACCAAAAATGGTGACACATGTTGCTTTGAAAGCAGCTCCTAAGGGAAAAAAAGGTTTGGAAAAAGATTCAGTTGTATTATTAGAACAATTGCGTACATTAGATAAACAGAGACTACAAGACAAGATAACGAAGCTAGATGATTCTACGATGAGGTCGGTCGACTATGCACTCAAAGTCAGTGTTGGTCTGATCGACATACATAATCGAAATATATCAGAAAATAAAGATCAAACTAGATCACATACTAAATAA
- a CDS encoding NAD(P)/FAD-dependent oxidoreductase, whose protein sequence is MKKIVVLGAGYAGLQTVHRLQKLVRGKAQITLVDKNDYHYEATELHEVASGTQPALKITYPLADVLDPAVTTFVQAEVVKVDQAKKQVELRDRAALAYDYCVLALGFVSETFGIKGAKENALEMTNIKQSLAIYDHIMEAMRKYKKTKDKKYLQLIVCGAGFTGIELAGALAEGRATYAKEAGVAPKEVKITVIEAATRLLPMFSEKLATYGVKLVESLDVTLLCGAKIMEVAPEKVIYEKDGQNESLNAATIIWTTGVSGSPVVNASNLKERRGRVVVTKHLTDPDDDELYLLGDVAAVMDETTERPYPTTAQIATQMANYAAKDLAERINTGHHLARPFTYHSKGTVASVGNTHGFGVVGKTEIKGYPASFVKKMIMNKSLYEIGGVKELLAKGRFDLYH, encoded by the coding sequence ATGAAAAAAATCGTTGTTTTAGGAGCTGGTTATGCTGGACTCCAAACTGTTCATCGACTTCAAAAGTTAGTACGAGGTAAAGCGCAGATCACTTTAGTCGATAAAAATGATTACCATTATGAAGCAACAGAGTTACACGAAGTAGCTTCTGGGACTCAACCTGCTCTAAAGATCACCTATCCGCTTGCAGATGTGTTAGATCCAGCTGTTACGACTTTTGTTCAAGCTGAAGTCGTTAAGGTCGATCAAGCTAAAAAGCAAGTTGAATTACGCGATCGAGCTGCATTAGCCTATGATTATTGTGTTTTAGCGTTAGGTTTTGTTTCAGAGACTTTTGGGATCAAAGGCGCTAAAGAAAATGCCCTTGAGATGACTAATATCAAACAGTCTCTTGCGATCTACGATCATATCATGGAAGCAATGCGAAAATATAAAAAGACAAAAGATAAGAAATATCTTCAGCTTATCGTTTGTGGAGCTGGTTTTACAGGTATCGAATTAGCAGGTGCCTTAGCCGAAGGTCGAGCAACTTATGCTAAAGAAGCAGGGGTCGCGCCTAAAGAAGTCAAGATCACAGTTATCGAAGCAGCGACGCGGTTACTGCCGATGTTTAGTGAAAAATTAGCAACTTACGGGGTCAAACTCGTTGAAAGTTTAGATGTGACCTTACTTTGCGGTGCAAAGATCATGGAAGTTGCCCCTGAAAAAGTCATTTATGAAAAAGATGGTCAAAATGAAAGTTTAAATGCAGCCACGATCATTTGGACAACTGGGGTCTCAGGAAGTCCAGTCGTCAATGCTTCTAATCTAAAGGAACGCCGAGGACGCGTTGTTGTCACAAAACATTTGACTGATCCAGATGATGATGAACTTTATCTTCTAGGAGATGTTGCAGCTGTAATGGATGAAACAACTGAGCGACCTTATCCAACGACAGCTCAGATCGCTACGCAAATGGCTAATTATGCCGCTAAAGACCTTGCGGAACGTATCAACACTGGACACCATTTAGCACGACCATTCACGTATCATAGCAAAGGGACTGTTGCTTCAGTCGGAAATACGCACGGTTTTGGAGTCGTAGGTAAGACGGAGATCAAAGGGTATCCTGCTTCATTTGTTAAAAAGATGATCATGAATAAATCTTTATATGAGATCGGAGGAGTCAAAGAGCTCCTAGCTAAAGGGCGGTTTGATCTATATCATTAA
- a CDS encoding LutB/LldF family L-lactate oxidation iron-sulfur protein has translation MGLKTSQLPFETRVKQAKQDKFMQAAVAKAQDAQFDKRTAAREELGHWNEWRALGEQIRKHVIRHLPDYLEEFSLNVEKNGGHVYFAQDADEATAYIKQIVTKKQAKKIVKSKSMVTTEIDLDQELLQLPGVSLMETDLAEFILQEDNWDEPTHIVFPTLHKNRDQIQKVFQKLGYTGSNDPEEMARFVRGYLRKYFMQADLGITGCNFAIAENGMINLVTNEGNADLTMALPQTQIVVMGMERIVPSLKEAEVLDNLLCRSAVGQKLTSYCTFSTKKLASEVDGPEDLYVVILDNGRSDALNTAFEPILQCIRCGACLNVCPVYRHLGGKGYGSIYPGPMGEVLSPILGGYEEFGELPYACSLCGACTETCPVKIPLHELILEHRKVEMDRLHLDHSFTNTLLKTVGLGTRSSILFKGALLGEHTALKPFSDQKENSVENLYPEGKVASVPRVFPKLLHGWVDVRDLAEPPKAQENFRHWYAQHKRKQKRGGKDGARAQR, from the coding sequence ATGGGCTTAAAGACAAGTCAACTGCCGTTTGAAACAAGGGTAAAACAAGCCAAGCAAGATAAATTTATGCAGGCTGCTGTTGCCAAAGCTCAAGATGCCCAGTTCGATAAGCGAACGGCTGCAAGAGAAGAACTGGGACACTGGAATGAATGGCGCGCGCTAGGTGAACAGATCCGAAAACATGTGATCAGACATTTACCTGATTATTTAGAAGAGTTTAGTTTAAATGTTGAAAAAAATGGGGGGCATGTCTATTTTGCCCAAGATGCAGATGAAGCAACAGCCTATATCAAACAGATCGTTACCAAAAAACAGGCTAAAAAGATCGTAAAATCAAAATCGATGGTCACGACTGAGATCGATCTAGATCAAGAACTTTTGCAACTTCCAGGGGTCTCTTTGATGGAAACAGATCTAGCCGAATTTATTTTGCAAGAAGATAACTGGGATGAACCAACACATATCGTTTTTCCAACTTTGCATAAAAATCGAGATCAGATCCAGAAAGTTTTTCAAAAGTTAGGTTATACAGGTTCAAATGATCCCGAAGAGATGGCACGATTTGTTCGTGGGTATTTACGCAAATACTTTATGCAAGCTGATCTAGGGATCACAGGATGTAACTTTGCTATAGCCGAAAATGGGATGATAAATTTAGTCACTAATGAAGGTAATGCAGATCTGACGATGGCTCTACCGCAAACGCAGATCGTTGTGATGGGGATGGAACGCATCGTACCAAGTTTAAAAGAAGCTGAAGTTTTAGATAATTTACTGTGTCGCAGTGCAGTCGGACAAAAGTTGACTAGTTACTGTACTTTCAGTACAAAGAAGCTGGCTTCTGAAGTAGATGGACCAGAAGATCTGTACGTTGTGATCTTAGATAATGGGCGTTCAGATGCATTGAACACTGCTTTTGAGCCGATCTTACAATGCATCCGTTGTGGGGCCTGTTTAAATGTTTGTCCAGTCTACCGACACTTAGGCGGGAAAGGTTATGGGTCGATCTATCCTGGTCCAATGGGAGAAGTTTTATCTCCGATCCTTGGAGGCTATGAAGAATTTGGGGAATTACCATATGCATGCAGTTTGTGTGGAGCATGTACCGAAACTTGTCCAGTCAAGATCCCGCTACATGAGCTTATTTTAGAACACCGCAAAGTTGAAATGGATCGCCTACATTTGGACCACAGTTTCACAAATACGCTCTTAAAAACAGTAGGCCTAGGAACACGTTCTTCGATTTTGTTCAAGGGTGCTCTTTTAGGCGAACATACAGCTTTAAAGCCTTTTTCAGATCAAAAAGAAAACAGTGTTGAAAACCTTTATCCAGAAGGAAAAGTTGCTTCGGTCCCTAGAGTTTTTCCAAAATTACTACATGGTTGGGTCGACGTCCGTGATCTCGCAGAGCCACCAAAAGCCCAGGAAAACTTTAGACATTGGTATGCACAACATAAAAGAAAACAAAAGCGAGGTGGAAAAGATGGTGCGCGTGCTCAAAGATAA
- the alr gene encoding alanine racemase — MVVGLHRKAYIKVDLDVIRQNIKYELTRMEKNQELFAVVKANAYGHGLVPVAKAAKQAGATGFCVAVIDEGVALREAGLTETILVLGVTPSEDAPYLAEYELSTAVGDLEYLQQVYPLLKQSGQKLRVHLALDTGMGRIGFRDQASLLEALNFLQEHTKQFEFEGIFTHFSTADAKDTTYYEQQLARFEELMEVVEKRPRYVHVANSAAAVWHKDCGGNVVRFGITMYGLNPSGTELVLPNEFQPALSFESELVAVKRLAPGDGVGYGKTYTAKEHEWLGTVPVGYADGWLRRMQGYHVLVGGELCEIVGRVCMDQFMVKLPHEFPLKTKVTLLSSEKDAPQSLQNAATYADTITYEILCGLSERVPRYYQN; from the coding sequence ATGGTTGTAGGTCTACATCGTAAAGCCTATATCAAAGTTGATCTTGATGTGATCAGACAAAATATCAAATATGAATTGACTCGCATGGAAAAAAATCAAGAATTATTTGCCGTTGTAAAAGCCAATGCTTATGGCCACGGTCTCGTGCCTGTTGCCAAAGCAGCTAAACAAGCTGGTGCTACTGGTTTTTGTGTTGCTGTGATCGATGAAGGTGTGGCGCTAAGAGAAGCAGGTCTAACTGAAACGATCTTAGTCTTAGGTGTGACTCCAAGCGAGGATGCTCCTTACTTAGCAGAATATGAGCTTTCGACGGCAGTTGGAGATCTTGAATATTTACAGCAAGTGTATCCTCTTTTAAAACAAAGTGGTCAAAAATTACGTGTCCACTTAGCCCTAGATACGGGGATGGGGCGGATCGGTTTTCGTGATCAAGCGAGCTTGCTAGAAGCACTCAATTTTTTACAAGAGCACACGAAGCAATTTGAGTTTGAAGGGATCTTTACGCATTTTTCAACAGCTGACGCTAAAGATACGACCTATTATGAACAGCAATTAGCTCGTTTTGAAGAGCTGATGGAAGTTGTTGAGAAACGCCCCCGCTACGTTCATGTTGCTAATTCTGCTGCTGCTGTTTGGCATAAAGATTGTGGTGGCAATGTCGTACGTTTTGGGATCACGATGTATGGTCTTAACCCTTCAGGAACAGAGCTAGTTTTGCCTAATGAATTTCAGCCGGCTTTAAGTTTTGAAAGCGAATTAGTCGCAGTTAAACGATTAGCGCCAGGAGATGGTGTTGGCTACGGTAAGACGTATACAGCTAAAGAACATGAATGGCTTGGCACAGTACCAGTGGGCTATGCTGACGGATGGTTACGGAGAATGCAAGGTTATCACGTTTTAGTTGGTGGCGAACTTTGTGAGATCGTTGGTCGAGTGTGTATGGATCAATTTATGGTCAAATTACCACATGAATTTCCACTCAAGACTAAGGTGACTTTATTGAGCAGTGAAAAGGACGCTCCACAATCACTGCAAAATGCAGCTACGTATGCAGACACGATCACATATGAGATCTTATGCGGTCTGTCAGAACGTGTACCGCGTTACTATCAAAATTAG
- a CDS encoding LutC/YkgG family protein, translating into MVRVLKDNDAQNREKFLERLAKKADRPRHTLTADPFLPLNDLPETTLADKTPEELLELAQVNSEKIHVEFKRATTVTLGGLLDEYLIQKKAKSLLLPSFKANKWAEYGLSTWKEHLALEKVYTWKEALGRENLENANKSDVALGFADYLLAESGTITAASTKEQGRSFHFLPTHYVALVKKSTILPRMRHAIDRYEQALQQGTLKTSNINFITGPSNSGDIEMVLIVGVHGPLDMTYVVLEDL; encoded by the coding sequence ATGGTGCGCGTGCTCAAAGATAATGATGCTCAAAATCGAGAAAAATTTTTAGAGCGGTTAGCTAAGAAGGCAGATCGGCCCCGTCACACTTTAACAGCTGATCCGTTTTTACCACTAAATGATCTGCCCGAGACGACTTTAGCGGATAAAACACCAGAAGAATTGCTTGAATTAGCGCAAGTAAATAGTGAAAAGATCCATGTTGAGTTTAAAAGGGCAACAACTGTGACGCTTGGTGGATTGTTGGATGAATATTTAATACAAAAGAAAGCAAAGTCATTGTTACTGCCGTCTTTTAAAGCTAACAAGTGGGCCGAATACGGCTTGAGTACTTGGAAAGAACATTTAGCTCTTGAAAAAGTGTATACTTGGAAAGAAGCGCTAGGGCGAGAAAACCTTGAAAATGCTAATAAAAGTGATGTGGCCCTTGGCTTTGCTGATTATCTTTTAGCTGAGTCAGGAACGATCACGGCTGCAAGCACAAAAGAACAAGGCCGTAGTTTTCATTTCTTACCAACGCATTATGTTGCGCTAGTCAAAAAGAGTACGATCTTGCCTAGAATGCGGCATGCGATCGATCGTTATGAACAGGCCTTGCAGCAAGGAACGTTAAAAACTTCTAACATCAATTTTATTACAGGTCCATCAAACTCAGGTGATATCGAGATGGTTTTGATCGTGGGAGTCCATGGCCCGTTAGATATGACGTATGTTGTTTTGGAAGATCTTTAG